From a single Euzebyales bacterium genomic region:
- a CDS encoding SDR family oxidoreductase translates to MMTHTPASDTPVALVTGGSRGLGRALVDGLLARGWRVITDGRAADLLHGATAGHTRARPVVGDVTDPAHRAALAAAVADAGRLDLLVNNASALGPSPLPALATVDEATLADVYRANVIAPLMVFQVVMSALEAAGGTVINITSDAATGPWPGWGVYGSSKAALDQLTNVLAAEHPDLGVYALDPGDMRTAMHQAAFPDDDISDRPDPASVVPAILALIDARPPSGRLRAADIGTPAGGSVTGA, encoded by the coding sequence ATGATGACGCACACTCCTGCATCCGACACCCCTGTCGCCCTCGTCACGGGTGGTTCGCGGGGCCTCGGACGGGCGCTCGTGGACGGCCTCCTCGCACGCGGCTGGCGCGTGATCACCGACGGCCGTGCCGCCGACCTGCTGCACGGCGCGACGGCCGGCCACACTCGGGCGAGACCCGTCGTCGGGGACGTGACCGACCCTGCCCACCGCGCGGCACTCGCCGCCGCCGTCGCGGACGCCGGCCGGCTCGACCTGCTGGTCAACAACGCCAGTGCGCTCGGGCCGAGCCCGCTGCCGGCCCTGGCCACCGTGGACGAGGCGACGCTCGCAGACGTCTACCGCGCCAACGTCATTGCGCCGCTCATGGTCTTCCAGGTCGTCATGTCCGCGCTCGAGGCGGCCGGTGGAACGGTGATCAACATCACCTCCGACGCCGCCACGGGGCCATGGCCGGGCTGGGGCGTCTACGGCTCGTCCAAGGCCGCCCTCGACCAGCTGACGAACGTGCTCGCGGCTGAACACCCCGACCTGGGCGTCTACGCGCTCGATCCCGGCGACATGCGGACGGCGATGCACCAGGCCGCGTTCCCTGACGACGACATCTCGGATCGCCCGGATCCCGCGTCGGTCGTGCCCGCGATCCTCGCGCTGATCGACGCCCGACCACCCAGCGGGCGCCTGCGTGCCGCGGACATCGGTACCCCGGCCGGTGGATCGGTGACCGGGGCATGA
- the soxR gene encoding redox-sensitive transcriptional activator SoxR, producing MVHTVELEVDFKSRGEFEMADRMTVSEVAERSGYADSALRYYERKGLISAERTAGNQRRYHRDVLRRLAFIAAARHVGLSLDEIRAALDMLPHGRAPTRRDWTRISRSWQARLDEEINALRTLRDGLDSCIGCGCLSLDRCMISNPGDAVRDRGPGAVFLPRPLHPSDRDA from the coding sequence ATGGTCCACACGGTAGAACTTGAAGTTGACTTCAAGTCAAGAGGTGAGTTCGAGATGGCGGACCGCATGACCGTCAGCGAGGTCGCGGAGCGCAGCGGGTACGCCGACTCGGCGCTGCGCTACTACGAGCGCAAGGGACTGATCTCGGCGGAGCGCACGGCCGGCAACCAGCGCCGATACCACCGGGACGTGCTGCGGCGGCTGGCGTTCATCGCCGCGGCGCGCCACGTCGGGTTGTCGCTGGACGAGATCAGGGCGGCGCTGGACATGCTGCCGCACGGCCGCGCTCCCACACGTCGGGACTGGACGCGCATCTCGCGCAGCTGGCAGGCCCGGCTCGACGAGGAGATCAACGCGCTCCGCACGCTACGGGACGGCCTCGACAGCTGCATCGGCTGTGGCTGTCTGTCGCTGGACCGCTGCATGATCTCCAACCCGGGCGACGCCGTCCGTGACCGCGGGCCCGGCGCGGTCTTCCTGCCCCGGCCCCTCCACCCCTCCGACCGCGACGCCTGA
- a CDS encoding MBL fold metallo-hydrolase, whose amino-acid sequence MVDIITIETTSLGDRSYLITDGAVAAVVDPQRDIDRVLDLADERGVRITHVFETHIHNDYVTGGYQLARATGAAYLLNADDEVDFDHETLIDGDVVQIGDDLSIRALHTPGHTPTHLSYVAHADGRDVAVFTGGSMLYGTVGRTDLISRAMAEELTRRQHRSVRRIADLLADDVAVLPTHGFGSFCSSVASDADGDDGDEMSTIGDERRANMALTTLDEDRFVELLLGGLDAYPRYYVHMAPRNRLGPEPIDLSPPVEADAVEIQARIHAGEWVVDLRDRTVYAVDFLQGTINVELSDSFVTYVGWLVPWNVPITLVGDTPEEIAAAQRQLVRIGIDRPAAAAAGGVDAYADGGERGSYRIVDFSALAAVRRGSDMPAILDVRRDDEWAEGRVEGAVHVPLHRLERRMADVPTGEVWVHCRTGYRASIAASLLARAGRTPVLIDDEYDRAVELDLTTTS is encoded by the coding sequence GTGGTTGACATCATCACCATCGAGACGACGAGCCTCGGCGACCGCAGCTACCTGATCACCGACGGCGCGGTCGCCGCCGTCGTCGATCCGCAGCGCGACATCGATCGCGTGCTCGACCTGGCGGACGAGCGTGGCGTCCGCATCACCCACGTGTTCGAGACCCACATCCACAACGACTACGTCACGGGTGGCTACCAGCTGGCACGCGCGACCGGCGCCGCGTACCTCCTGAACGCCGACGACGAGGTCGACTTCGACCACGAGACGCTGATCGACGGCGACGTCGTGCAGATCGGCGACGACCTGTCGATCAGAGCGCTTCACACACCCGGCCACACCCCGACCCACCTGTCCTACGTCGCGCACGCCGACGGTCGCGACGTCGCGGTCTTCACTGGCGGCTCGATGCTGTACGGCACGGTCGGGCGGACCGACCTCATCTCGCGCGCCATGGCCGAGGAGCTCACCCGGCGCCAGCACCGATCGGTCCGCAGGATCGCCGACCTGCTGGCCGACGACGTCGCCGTGCTGCCGACCCACGGCTTCGGCAGCTTCTGCTCGTCGGTGGCCAGCGACGCCGACGGTGACGATGGCGACGAGATGTCCACCATCGGTGACGAGCGTCGCGCGAACATGGCCCTGACCACCCTGGACGAGGACAGGTTCGTCGAGCTCCTGCTCGGTGGGCTCGATGCCTATCCCCGCTACTACGTCCACATGGCGCCCCGAAACCGGCTGGGCCCCGAGCCGATCGATCTGTCGCCGCCTGTCGAGGCGGACGCGGTCGAGATCCAGGCGCGCATCCACGCCGGCGAGTGGGTCGTCGACCTGCGCGACCGCACGGTCTACGCGGTCGACTTCCTGCAGGGGACGATCAACGTCGAGCTCAGCGATTCGTTCGTGACGTATGTCGGCTGGCTGGTGCCGTGGAACGTGCCGATCACGCTGGTCGGTGACACGCCGGAGGAGATCGCCGCGGCACAGCGCCAGCTGGTGCGCATCGGGATCGACCGCCCCGCGGCGGCGGCGGCCGGTGGCGTCGACGCCTACGCCGACGGCGGCGAACGCGGCTCATACCGCATCGTCGACTTCTCCGCGCTGGCCGCGGTGCGCAGGGGCAGCGACATGCCGGCGATCCTCGACGTACGCCGCGACGACGAGTGGGCTGAGGGCCGCGTCGAGGGCGCGGTCCACGTGCCACTGCACCGACTGGAGCGTCGGATGGCCGACGTGCCGACCGGCGAGGTGTGGGTCCACTGCCGCACCGGCTACCGCGCCTCGATCGCCGCGTCGCTGCTGGCGCGTGCCGGCCGAACGCCTGTGCTGATCGACGACGAGTACGACCGCGCCGTCGAACTGGACCTCACCACGACCAGCTGA
- a CDS encoding SulP family inorganic anion transporter, whose protein sequence is MVIVSLLTTSTVGPLAGGDPASYAGLAALLAETIIARISAVARQLPEAHGPTVLGVLAVALLGLARWRRSRPPVALLVVLGAGLAIVVLGLEAAGIAVLVTVPAGLPMPSLRGIDPPAATALLPGAATIALLAYLEGISVARALAVRMHQPVDATQKLFASSGANLAAGPFQAFPVSGGFSRTAVNFDARARTPPAGLVTAAVVALAVAVAAPALAVLPTVVPAAVVVVAVVGLSTWSTREAPGGSTTGTEPRGCSRRWSRWSSASSRASSPASSSASRCSSCAPVGRTSLSSGGCGVRTSTANRDRYDTVGDPRVAIVCVDGPLFYANSRHVETWIEGLLAGRPDTDAMIADMSAVGAIDAAGVHAVAALDRALASPSVQLRPATVRGPVHDALQRAGVAATLAGRIDPDVPTALHALDRSGPLVERTLDEPTMPDRCGEQRGRRHEQQGAQRG, encoded by the coding sequence GTGGTCATCGTGTCGCTGCTGACCACATCGACGGTCGGGCCGCTCGCGGGTGGCGATCCGGCCTCGTACGCCGGCCTGGCAGCGCTGCTCGCCGAGACCATCATCGCACGGATCTCCGCCGTCGCCCGGCAGCTCCCCGAGGCGCACGGTCCCACCGTGCTCGGCGTCCTGGCGGTCGCCCTCCTCGGACTCGCCCGGTGGCGCCGCTCGCGCCCCCCGGTCGCCCTGCTGGTCGTGCTCGGTGCCGGCCTCGCGATCGTGGTGCTGGGTCTCGAGGCTGCGGGCATCGCCGTGCTCGTCACGGTGCCGGCGGGGCTGCCGATGCCGTCACTGCGAGGGATCGATCCCCCGGCCGCCACCGCGCTGCTGCCGGGCGCGGCCACGATCGCGCTGCTGGCCTACCTGGAGGGCATCAGCGTGGCCCGCGCTCTGGCCGTGCGGATGCACCAGCCGGTCGACGCCACGCAGAAGCTGTTCGCCAGCAGCGGTGCCAACCTGGCGGCCGGGCCGTTCCAGGCGTTCCCCGTCTCCGGTGGGTTCTCACGCACCGCCGTCAACTTCGATGCGCGTGCGCGGACGCCCCCGGCCGGCCTCGTGACCGCGGCGGTCGTCGCGTTGGCCGTGGCGGTGGCCGCGCCTGCGCTGGCGGTCCTGCCCACTGTGGTGCCGGCGGCCGTCGTCGTGGTCGCCGTCGTCGGTCTGTCGACGTGGTCGACGCGCGAAGCACCTGGCGGGTCGACCACTGGGACGGAGCCACGTGGCTGCTCACGGCGCTGGTCACGGTGGTCGTCGGCGTCGAGCAGGGCATCGTCGCCGGCATCGTCGTCAGCATCGCGTTGTTCCTCGTGCGCACCGGTCGGCCGCACATCGCTGAGCTCGGGCGGGTGCGGGGTGCGGACATCTACCGCAAACCGGGACCGTTACGACACCGTCGGCGACCCACGGGTCGCGATCGTGTGCGTCGACGGCCCGTTGTTCTACGCCAACAGCCGGCACGTCGAGACGTGGATCGAGGGCCTGCTGGCCGGCCGGCCCGATACGGACGCGATGATCGCTGACATGAGCGCCGTCGGCGCCATCGACGCGGCCGGCGTGCACGCCGTCGCCGCGCTCGACCGCGCGCTGGCCTCGCCCTCCGTGCAGCTCCGACCGGCCACGGTGCGCGGCCCGGTCCACGATGCTCTGCAGCGGGCCGGTGTGGCCGCGACGCTGGCGGGGCGGATCGATCCGGACGTGCCGACGGCGCTGCACGCGCTTGACCGGTCCGGCCCGCTCGTTGAACGGACGCTCGACGAGCCCACCATGCCCGACCGTTGCGGTGAGCAGCGCGGCCGCCGCCACGAACAGCAAGGAGCGCAGCGTGGTTGA
- a CDS encoding SulP family inorganic anion transporter, producing the protein MDRVSLRDDVVAGLTVAAMLIPRPMAYAALAGMSAVTATVPLVVYAVLGTSGRWSSCRC; encoded by the coding sequence TTGGACCGCGTCAGTCTGCGGGACGACGTGGTCGCCGGGCTCACCGTCGCGGCCATGCTGATCCCCAGGCCCATGGCGTACGCGGCGCTCGCCGGCATGTCGGCGGTCACGGCCACGGTGCCGCTCGTGGTCTACGCCGTGCTCGGCACGTCGGGCCGGTGGTCATCGTGTCGCTGCTGA
- a CDS encoding 4Fe-4S dicluster domain-containing protein produces the protein MSVVPEGPIRALPLVDGEARSPRLVKVLDQTTCIGCHACTTACKSEHEVPVGVTRTYVKAVDVGEFPHVRRRFQVTRCNQCADAPCVTACPTSAMFQRADGIVDVDKQACIGCRACMAACPYDAIFINPDDHAAEKCNLCAHRIDMGLEPACVVVCPVGAILVGDVNDPMSAVAQAIGRSPTAVRRPEKGTRPGVHYKGASQATLDPLAAHRPDVDIFAWAQQHPQTDPHRINAGVPIDPVDQRDGTGAPTTSSAAALLSYDVGHAVPWDWRVGLYTWTKSIAAGVYLVAATLVLLGRLDGDGALWRWVVPLLAVTFLALTGAILIWDLEHPARFHYVFTRPQWRSWLVRGGVIITSFGAVLAVHLALAAVGATDAQTDLTALGVPAALLTAVYTAFLFAQARARDLWQSPLLPPHFAVQAVLAGAAVLLPLTAWLAPDSAPTVALALAGGAVVHLLLVAGEITLTHPTHHARLAAHAMTAGRHARLFRAGLVLVALGAAAPWLGIGVAPLALAGLLAHEHVHVQAGQSVPLA, from the coding sequence ATGAGCGTGGTGCCGGAGGGTCCGATCCGGGCGCTGCCGCTGGTCGACGGCGAGGCGCGCAGCCCCCGTCTGGTCAAGGTGCTCGACCAGACGACGTGCATCGGATGCCACGCCTGCACGACGGCGTGCAAGTCTGAGCACGAGGTCCCGGTCGGCGTCACGCGCACCTACGTCAAGGCGGTCGACGTGGGCGAGTTCCCGCACGTTCGCCGCAGGTTCCAGGTGACCAGGTGCAACCAGTGCGCAGACGCACCGTGCGTGACCGCCTGTCCCACGTCCGCGATGTTCCAACGCGCCGACGGCATCGTCGACGTCGACAAGCAGGCCTGCATCGGCTGCAGGGCCTGCATGGCGGCGTGCCCGTACGACGCGATCTTCATCAACCCCGACGACCACGCAGCCGAGAAGTGCAACCTCTGTGCGCACCGGATCGACATGGGCCTCGAGCCGGCGTGCGTCGTCGTGTGCCCTGTCGGGGCCATCCTGGTCGGCGACGTCAACGATCCGATGTCGGCGGTCGCCCAGGCGATCGGGCGCAGCCCGACGGCCGTGCGGCGGCCCGAGAAGGGCACCCGACCCGGGGTCCACTACAAGGGCGCGAGTCAGGCGACGCTGGACCCGCTCGCCGCCCACCGCCCCGACGTCGACATCTTCGCGTGGGCCCAGCAGCACCCGCAGACCGACCCGCACCGCATCAACGCCGGCGTGCCGATCGACCCCGTCGACCAGCGCGACGGCACGGGCGCGCCCACCACGTCGTCGGCCGCGGCGCTGCTCAGCTACGACGTCGGCCACGCCGTGCCGTGGGACTGGCGCGTCGGCCTGTACACGTGGACCAAGTCGATCGCCGCGGGCGTGTACCTGGTCGCCGCCACGCTCGTGCTGCTGGGACGGCTCGACGGCGACGGGGCGCTGTGGCGCTGGGTCGTTCCCCTGCTCGCCGTGACCTTCCTGGCGCTCACCGGGGCGATCCTCATCTGGGACCTCGAGCACCCGGCGCGCTTCCACTACGTCTTCACCCGCCCCCAGTGGCGCAGCTGGCTGGTCCGTGGTGGCGTGATCATCACCTCGTTCGGCGCCGTGCTCGCCGTCCACCTCGCGCTCGCCGCGGTCGGAGCCACGGACGCGCAGACCGACCTCACGGCGCTGGGCGTCCCGGCGGCGCTGCTCACCGCCGTGTACACGGCGTTCCTCTTCGCCCAGGCCCGGGCGCGTGACCTGTGGCAAAGCCCGCTGCTGCCACCGCACTTCGCGGTGCAGGCTGTGCTCGCCGGCGCCGCGGTGCTGCTGCCGCTCACCGCGTGGCTCGCGCCCGATTCGGCCCCAACCGTCGCGCTTGCGCTGGCCGGTGGCGCAGTCGTGCATCTGCTGCTCGTCGCGGGCGAGATCACGCTGACCCATCCGACCCACCACGCACGGCTGGCGGCCCACGCCATGACCGCCGGACGCCACGCTCGGCTGTTCCGGGCCGGCCTCGTGCTGGTCGCGCTCGGGGCCGCCGCGCCGTGGCTCGGGATCGGCGTCGCCCCGCTGGCACTGGCCGGCCTGCTCGCCCACGAGCACGTGCACGTCCAGGCCGGGCAGTCGGTGCCGCTCGCGTGA
- a CDS encoding molybdopterin-dependent oxidoreductase — protein MERDLDGLNARVSAARAATEARGETFYPGPSRVHLAMFPPKERWDDWVEYDARTWPRKDERRFMLVPTTCFNCEAACGLLAYVDREALQIRRFEGNPEAPGSRGRNCAKGPATITQVTDPDRILHPLRRVGERGGGRWERVSWDDALDGIAARIRAAIVEERRDEVVYHVGRPGELGFTEEVLAAWGVDGHNSHTNVCSSGARAGFQFWCGQDRPSPDHANAEVILLISSHLEAGHYFNPHAQRIMEGRVNGAKLIVMDVRLSNTATHATHWLAPWPGSEAAICLAIANHLIQTGAYDREFVRRWWNWEEYLRAEHPDRDPAFEVFTELLGTLYAEYTFAFAAAESGVDVATLEAVAADVAGAGRRLSTHNWRSAAAGNEGGWQVARTLFLLNALLGAVAVPGGFYPNGWNKVSPKTPVNPDRPAVWNDLHLPLEYPLAMYELSFLLPHFLAEGRGRIDTYFTRVYNPVWTNPDGFSWIEALTDHEKVGCHVALTPTWNETAYFADYVLPMGHSSERHDLVSGEQYDGQWIGFRQPVLRVARERLGEAVTDTRQTNPGEVWEENEFWIELTWRIDPDGSLGVRRHYEAPDRPGQKMTVDDYYGWVFNHGVPGLPEAAAAQGLTPLAYMRRYGGFEVSRGVGQIHEERVPDAELDDVRVSELGRVYSRAPTPDMSYATGASPDPDAEGRRAAGVMVNGVVRRGFPTPSGRLEFWSSTLAAWGWREYALPTYIRSHVHPERLADDEVPLISTFRLPVQIHTRSANAKWLNELAHTNPLWIHPSHARRLDIVTGDLVRVETRAGHYVVKAWVTEGIRPGVVACSHHMGRWKPRGETEGHDRPRQRMQTSDVTLDNQGSRWRMADRSPHRPTGDDPDLRRIWWSDIGVHQNMTFPVHPDPVSGQHCWHQAVRIRPAGPSDAYGDVVADTDRMREIYREWLAKTRSAAIVSPTGERRPHWLQRPLRPQRAAWALPPDRARAPDAAQ, from the coding sequence ATGGAACGTGACCTCGACGGGTTGAACGCCCGCGTGTCGGCAGCGCGGGCCGCGACCGAGGCACGCGGTGAGACCTTCTACCCCGGACCCAGCAGGGTGCACCTGGCCATGTTCCCACCGAAGGAACGGTGGGACGACTGGGTCGAGTACGACGCGAGGACATGGCCACGTAAGGACGAGCGGCGCTTCATGCTGGTGCCGACGACCTGCTTCAACTGCGAGGCGGCGTGCGGCCTGCTCGCCTACGTCGACCGCGAGGCGCTGCAGATCCGCAGGTTCGAGGGCAACCCCGAGGCGCCCGGATCACGCGGCCGCAACTGCGCGAAGGGACCCGCCACCATCACCCAGGTGACCGACCCCGACCGCATCCTGCATCCGCTGCGCCGCGTCGGGGAACGCGGTGGCGGACGGTGGGAGCGCGTGTCGTGGGACGACGCGCTCGACGGCATCGCCGCGCGCATCCGTGCCGCCATCGTCGAGGAACGCCGCGACGAGGTCGTCTACCACGTTGGGCGCCCGGGCGAGCTCGGGTTCACCGAGGAGGTCCTGGCGGCTTGGGGCGTCGACGGCCACAACTCCCACACCAACGTCTGCTCCTCGGGGGCGCGTGCGGGCTTTCAGTTCTGGTGCGGACAGGATCGGCCGAGCCCCGACCACGCCAACGCCGAGGTCATCCTGCTGATCTCCAGCCACCTGGAGGCCGGGCACTACTTCAACCCCCACGCGCAGCGCATCATGGAGGGCCGGGTCAACGGCGCGAAGCTGATCGTCATGGACGTCCGGCTGTCCAACACGGCGACCCACGCCACCCACTGGCTGGCACCCTGGCCGGGATCGGAGGCGGCGATCTGCCTCGCGATCGCGAACCACCTCATCCAGACCGGCGCGTACGATCGGGAGTTCGTCCGTCGCTGGTGGAACTGGGAGGAGTACCTGCGGGCCGAGCACCCCGACCGCGACCCGGCGTTCGAGGTGTTCACCGAGCTGCTCGGGACGTTGTACGCCGAGTACACCTTCGCGTTCGCCGCGGCCGAGTCCGGCGTCGACGTCGCGACCCTGGAAGCCGTGGCCGCCGACGTGGCGGGCGCTGGCAGGCGGCTGTCGACCCACAACTGGCGGTCGGCTGCCGCGGGCAACGAAGGCGGGTGGCAGGTGGCCCGCACGCTGTTCCTGCTCAACGCGCTGCTCGGTGCCGTCGCGGTGCCCGGCGGGTTCTACCCGAACGGCTGGAACAAGGTGTCACCGAAGACGCCGGTCAACCCAGACCGTCCCGCGGTCTGGAACGACCTCCACCTGCCGCTGGAGTACCCGCTGGCCATGTACGAGCTGTCGTTCCTGCTGCCACACTTCCTGGCCGAGGGCCGCGGCCGCATCGACACGTACTTCACGCGGGTCTACAACCCGGTATGGACCAACCCAGACGGGTTCAGCTGGATCGAGGCGCTGACCGACCACGAGAAGGTGGGCTGTCACGTGGCGCTGACGCCGACGTGGAACGAGACGGCCTACTTCGCCGACTACGTCCTGCCGATGGGGCACAGTTCCGAGCGCCACGACCTCGTCAGCGGCGAGCAGTACGACGGGCAGTGGATCGGGTTCCGCCAGCCCGTGCTGCGTGTCGCACGCGAACGGCTGGGCGAGGCGGTGACCGACACCCGCCAGACCAACCCGGGCGAGGTGTGGGAGGAGAACGAGTTCTGGATCGAGCTGACGTGGCGAATCGATCCCGACGGGTCACTGGGCGTCCGCCGCCACTACGAGGCACCCGACCGACCCGGCCAGAAGATGACGGTCGACGACTACTACGGCTGGGTGTTCAACCATGGCGTGCCGGGCCTGCCTGAGGCCGCCGCCGCGCAGGGGCTCACGCCGCTGGCCTACATGCGCCGCTACGGGGGCTTCGAGGTCAGCCGGGGCGTCGGGCAGATCCACGAGGAGCGGGTGCCCGACGCCGAGCTGGACGACGTCCGCGTCAGTGAGCTCGGTCGGGTCTACAGCCGGGCGCCGACGCCGGACATGAGCTACGCGACGGGCGCGAGTCCCGACCCCGACGCCGAGGGCCGCCGCGCCGCGGGTGTCATGGTGAACGGGGTGGTGCGACGCGGGTTCCCGACCCCGTCAGGCCGTCTGGAGTTCTGGTCGTCGACGCTCGCGGCCTGGGGCTGGCGCGAGTACGCGCTGCCGACCTACATCCGCAGCCACGTGCACCCGGAGCGACTGGCGGACGACGAGGTGCCGCTGATCTCGACGTTCCGGCTGCCCGTCCAGATCCACACCCGCAGTGCGAACGCCAAGTGGCTCAACGAGCTGGCTCACACGAACCCGCTGTGGATCCATCCCAGCCACGCCCGCCGGCTCGACATCGTCACCGGCGATCTCGTCCGCGTCGAGACACGCGCCGGACACTACGTCGTCAAGGCATGGGTGACCGAGGGCATTCGTCCGGGCGTCGTCGCCTGCAGCCACCACATGGGCAGGTGGAAGCCGCGGGGCGAGACCGAGGGTCACGACCGACCGCGCCAGCGCATGCAGACGTCCGACGTGACGCTGGACAACCAGGGCAGCCGCTGGCGGATGGCTGACAGGTCGCCGCACCGGCCGACCGGCGACGACCCGGACCTGCGTCGCATCTGGTGGTCCGACATCGGGGTGCACCAGAACATGACGTTCCCGGTGCATCCTGATCCGGTCTCGGGACAGCACTGCTGGCACCAGGCGGTGCGGATCCGTCCTGCCGGCCCGTCCGACGCCTACGGCGACGTCGTGGCCGACACCGATCGGATGCGCGAGATCTACCGCGAGTGGCTCGCGAAGACGCGGTCGGCCGCCATCGTCTCGCCCACCGGGGAGCGGCGCCCGCACTGGCTCCAGCGGCCGCTCCGGCCTCAGCGTGCGGCGTGGGCGCTGCCGCCCGACCGGGCACGAGCGCCGGACGCCGCCCAGTGA
- a CDS encoding molecular chaperone TorD family protein — MELLRALGALAEEPGPAHEPLAALLHLPRAPDAAAFTDCFMFNLYPYASVYLGAEGKLGGAARDRVAGFFRALGAVPDTEPDHLTLLVTAYGQLRDVPADGPAGHAAAALLHEHLVPWLPLYLARVRALAPAPYPQWAQVLADVLLADAGGVADAVDPPLHLRDAPALPDPRAAGHDAFVDGLLSPVRAGVILTGRDLLRASRELRLGLRVGERRFVLDALLAQDAAATLRWLAGHTRTTGDAWAPWTEVAPTTATWWSTRADATLGLLHELALEVDGVHPAEVGG, encoded by the coding sequence ATGGAGCTGCTGCGCGCGCTCGGCGCGCTCGCCGAGGAGCCAGGGCCGGCGCACGAACCGCTCGCCGCGCTGCTCCACCTGCCGCGCGCACCCGACGCTGCGGCGTTCACCGACTGCTTCATGTTCAACCTGTACCCGTACGCCAGCGTGTATCTGGGCGCCGAGGGCAAGCTGGGCGGCGCCGCGCGTGACCGCGTCGCGGGCTTCTTCCGGGCGCTGGGGGCGGTGCCGGACACCGAACCCGACCACCTGACCCTGCTCGTGACTGCCTACGGGCAGCTGCGGGACGTGCCGGCCGACGGTCCGGCCGGCCACGCCGCCGCCGCACTGCTGCACGAGCACCTGGTCCCGTGGCTCCCGCTGTACCTCGCCCGCGTGCGTGCCCTCGCACCGGCGCCCTACCCGCAGTGGGCGCAGGTGCTGGCCGACGTGCTGCTGGCTGACGCCGGAGGCGTCGCCGATGCGGTGGACCCGCCCCTGCACCTGCGTGACGCACCTGCGCTGCCCGATCCGCGCGCCGCCGGTCACGACGCGTTCGTCGACGGCCTGCTGAGCCCTGTGCGGGCGGGCGTGATCCTGACCGGCCGGGACCTGTTGCGGGCGTCCCGCGAGCTGCGGCTGGGCCTGCGTGTCGGTGAGCGGCGGTTCGTGCTCGACGCGCTGTTGGCCCAGGACGCCGCCGCGACGTTGCGCTGGCTGGCCGGGCACACGCGCACGACCGGCGACGCGTGGGCGCCGTGGACCGAGGTGGCACCCACGACGGCGACGTGGTGGTCCACGCGCGCCGACGCGACCCTGGGGCTGCTGCACGAGCTGGCACTGGAGGTCGACGGCGTCCACCCGGCGGAGGTCGGTGGATGA
- a CDS encoding sulfite exporter TauE/SafE family protein, giving the protein MSSLVLAALSFIAAGIGALGGLGGAVLLVPALVVAGMAPATAAPLGLLTVAASSLSASSTQLDEDTVNHRLGVTLEVSASAGAAAGALLSAVVSATVLQWVLAVAAIGAGIASAARGGSRHRETRDTGAMPGERRGRLAGAYQEDRGVIEYRARNVPAGVSVMGAAGLIAGMTGTSGGFIKTPVMTELMRVPIKVAASTTVFMVGVTAASALLVYAVQGRIDPAAAGTVVVGGLAGGRAGAMMQAHLPPLLVRRFLGAILVLVGVVLLVRD; this is encoded by the coding sequence ATGAGCAGCCTGGTCCTCGCCGCCCTGTCGTTCATCGCGGCCGGCATCGGCGCGCTCGGTGGGCTCGGCGGCGCGGTCCTCCTGGTCCCCGCGCTCGTGGTCGCCGGGATGGCGCCGGCCACGGCCGCGCCCCTCGGCCTGCTGACGGTCGCCGCCAGCTCACTGTCGGCCTCCTCGACGCAGCTCGACGAGGACACCGTCAACCATCGGCTGGGCGTGACGTTGGAGGTCTCGGCCAGCGCCGGCGCCGCGGCCGGCGCGTTGCTGTCGGCCGTGGTGAGCGCCACCGTCCTTCAGTGGGTGCTGGCCGTCGCCGCCATCGGGGCTGGCATCGCGAGCGCTGCCCGCGGCGGGTCACGTCATCGCGAGACACGCGACACGGGCGCGATGCCAGGCGAGCGCCGTGGCCGCCTGGCCGGCGCCTACCAGGAAGACCGGGGTGTGATCGAGTACCGGGCCCGCAATGTGCCCGCCGGTGTCTCGGTGATGGGTGCCGCGGGTCTGATCGCGGGCATGACCGGCACGAGTGGGGGCTTCATCAAGACCCCCGTGATGACCGAGCTCATGCGCGTGCCGATCAAGGTCGCCGCGTCGACGACGGTGTTCATGGTCGGGGTCACCGCGGCGTCGGCGCTGCTGGTGTACGCCGTCCAGGGCCGGATCGACCCGGCCGCGGCTGGCACGGTCGTGGTCGGTGGGCTCGCCGGCGGGCGCGCGGGCGCGATGATGCAGGCCCACCTGCCGCCGCTGCTCGTCCGCCGCTTCCTCGGCGCGATCCTCGTACTCGTCGGTGTCGTCCTACTGGTCCGCGACTGA